In Sphingopyxis sp. FD7, a single window of DNA contains:
- a CDS encoding SH3 domain-containing protein, whose product MTSRKLALILFSLAAAGPASAQSDPELPYWASISVDEARMRKGPSIDVPVLWEYRRKDLPVKVIARHENWRRVEDPDGARGWMAARLLSRTRTAIVTGAVRPMREEPSLSAAVAYRAEPGVVGRISDCQDGWCRFDVKGRKGWIQTDHIWGD is encoded by the coding sequence ATGACCAGCCGGAAACTTGCCCTGATTTTGTTCAGCCTTGCCGCCGCGGGACCGGCATCGGCGCAGTCGGACCCCGAATTGCCCTATTGGGCGTCGATCAGCGTCGACGAGGCGCGGATGCGCAAGGGGCCGTCGATCGACGTGCCCGTATTGTGGGAGTATCGCCGCAAGGACTTGCCGGTAAAGGTGATCGCGCGCCACGAGAACTGGCGCCGCGTCGAAGACCCCGACGGCGCGCGCGGCTGGATGGCGGCGCGGCTTTTGAGCCGCACGCGCACCGCGATCGTCACCGGCGCGGTCCGCCCGATGCGTGAAGAGCCCAGCCTGTCCGCCGCGGTTGCCTATCGCGCCGAGCCGGGCGTCGTCGGCCGGATCAGCGATTGCCAGGACGGATGGTGCCGCTTTGACGTCAAGGGTCGCAAGGGCTGGATACAGACCGACCATATCTGGGGCGATTGA